One Kitasatospora sp. MAP12-44 DNA segment encodes these proteins:
- a CDS encoding nucleotidyltransferase domain-containing protein, with protein MDHHGVVFKIIGDSHPGSHYLGYVKYHPDDKGDRRLFGQTYRQNSVVSKSFGILADRPECYVYSDTLGCVITGIPRDDIAVHYSCRQALVTIHEEPGPVADNPAGKDLLAITEWVASNCAQGLIGVTGSFLVGCFNERSDIDLVCYGPEGYEAAQELFRKAELIRPYDGDDLTRLYIRRAKYMEGSSFDALIKQERRKLQGLTANAGAHINCEPIRADRDKTFSQVTSKEIGEVSLLAKITDHTEGLTTPAVYGIKVKTILSSTIDEPDSFARRITHMRSYLGAYTGAFRTGDTVHLSGKLVHTQDGERSGFGIELTPWTVSGSYVANLAG; from the coding sequence ATGGACCATCACGGAGTCGTCTTCAAAATCATCGGCGACAGCCACCCCGGCAGCCACTACCTCGGCTACGTCAAGTACCACCCCGACGACAAGGGCGACCGACGACTGTTCGGCCAGACCTACCGGCAGAACAGCGTGGTGTCGAAGTCCTTCGGCATCCTGGCCGACAGGCCGGAGTGCTACGTCTACTCCGACACCCTCGGCTGTGTCATCACCGGCATCCCGCGCGACGACATCGCCGTCCACTACTCCTGCCGCCAGGCCCTGGTAACCATCCACGAGGAGCCGGGCCCTGTCGCCGACAACCCTGCAGGCAAGGACCTCCTGGCGATCACCGAGTGGGTCGCATCGAACTGCGCGCAAGGGCTCATCGGCGTCACCGGCTCCTTCCTTGTCGGCTGCTTCAACGAGCGTTCGGACATCGACCTCGTCTGCTACGGCCCGGAGGGCTACGAGGCCGCGCAGGAGCTGTTCAGGAAGGCCGAGTTGATCAGGCCGTACGACGGGGACGACCTGACCCGGTTGTACATCCGACGCGCGAAGTACATGGAAGGCAGCTCATTCGACGCCCTCATCAAGCAGGAGAGGCGCAAGCTCCAGGGGCTGACGGCGAACGCCGGCGCACACATCAACTGCGAGCCCATCCGCGCCGACCGCGACAAGACCTTCTCCCAGGTGACCTCCAAGGAGATCGGCGAGGTCTCCCTCCTGGCAAAGATCACCGACCACACCGAGGGCCTGACCACCCCTGCGGTCTACGGGATCAAGGTCAAGACCATCCTCAGCTCGACCATCGACGAGCCCGACTCCTTCGCCCGCAGGATCACCCACATGCGCTCGTACCTCGGTGCCTACACCGGCGCGTTCCGCACTGGGGACACCGTGCACTTGTCCGGCAAGCTCGTCCACACGCAGGACGGCGAGCGCAGCGGCTTCGGCATCGAACTCACCCCGTGGACCGTCAGTGGCTCCTACGTCGCCAACCTGGCCGGGTAG